The genomic window TTTTCTAGTTTGGAAACTAATAGCATCGGTGTATCTGACAACCGGGAATGTAAAAAAGTAGCCATTGGTTAAGGGGAGActctaccaaaatttcagcaataataataataataataataattactgaAAATTCCTAATGTATCATGAAAAATGATGTATAAAATCAGAGTTGTTACACTAAGCAAGTTTTGattctgttgttttttattgggattTATGTTGATGAGATTCTTTATGATGTGATTTCGATGTATACGTCCAAGTCATATCTTGTTAGGGGGGTTATGATAGTTCAATAAGAAGGCAACACATGACGGAGTTAGAAAAAGAGGTATACTATTGTAAGAGAtagtaaaaccatcactcttgtacctcttacacccaaacaagtatatgatgataaaataaagttaaaaaagaaacataaggATACGAGTAtagaaaatcaaggtgaggaaTAAGGTGAAAGAAGACAATTAGAATCGGCCATAACCAAAAACACTTCTCACACTACCCAAAACCATTCGACCAATAACCTAAACCATTCAGTCATTTCTAAAACAATCCTAAGTCTAGCCGAGAGTAAAGGTAAGACCTAATGAGTGAAAAAAGTAAGGgaacaaaatgaaaacaatatgGAAAAATTGAGGAAACAACaagatttttatgctaaaaaggTGAGGTTAAATATGCCTTTATACTAACAAGCCGATTATTATACTTGTATATAAGGAGGTTTATTTTAGTACTAATGAACTTGATCCTTTTATTTCTAGTATgactatttttttgttgatttgagGTTGAATCCTTTTTAATAATGGGTAAATGATATGTATTAGTTTATGACATCAACGAATCCATTTAAGGTGTTGATCAAGTCCATTGCAAGTCCAAGAAACAAATTGACTAAAGAgattgttttgggtttaatgtTTCTTACTGTCTAATTTTACGATATTGAACATAACTCTAAATCCGACTATTGGATCAAGTTAAAACTTTACCAGATGATACCAAATGTGTTGTTGTATGTTGGGGTagaatttcaggtcaatcgaagTTCAGTAAGGCAATATTATACAAGtaagaaattatatatgaaaattatattatttcccTAATTGGTTTGGGATTATCTTTTCTTATGGTTTTTGGATTCTATGTTTGGCATGGATTCCTTATTTTATTAGAAGACATATATGACAAcatattacttttatatttttacaaggaTTCCATGTGCTACAAGGAatacaaaatcaacaaagattcCAAAGTTACTAAGGAAGAGAGGTCAACATCAATTCATATTCTACAAGGATTGTTTAGCTACAAATAAGGAAGTTTCCTGGTGCTTTGGGGGATAAATAAGTGGTAGAGAAGAGGACGTTCATTGATAGATTCTCCCTCAATTCCAAGAGATTGCAAGCGGCAACTTTTCCTtgtttctaagaaaataaaagacaacTACTACAAATTATTTAAGTAGGGGATCATACttgttcttgcttttttttttgttctctaaaATTTGACAACTTATATAAACTTATTGTTTGagatttaaaatttcttttagacTGACAAAAGTCATGACAACCTTGGTTTTTATGGGTTTAGTTGTTTAAACATTGAGTTTGTTGTTTTATGGGCTTAGTTGGTCTTAGTTGTTTTAGCTATAACTCAatgcttgtttgggcttaacttatatttgattttaattgtttttagctATAGCCTAAAGcttatttgggcttaattgtTTCTTTAGGATTTCAAGTTTAATCATCTATTTTGGGTCAATTTTGTAAGTGAGTTTAATTCAGCCCACTAGATAGATTCATTATAGTACTTTTTTTTGGAGTATAGAAACTCCTTGTAAGacattttttattcagtttatGATCAATATTGTTGCCAAACTATTGTTCATGAGTATTGAGAGGATTTCTCGCATTCTTTTGttctttaacaaactaaattgacttatcaaagaataaTTAGCTTTTTAGCGTctttcttatacttctcgttcgcaaaTTGAAATCTGTAGGGTTCAGGTTCTTATTCCAATAATGTTGGTGTCTTACGATAGGTTTTTATTGTGTCTCACTCCTATCAAACTAGTTTCAACTTTCCGGGATTCATTGTCAATTTTCTTGTGAGTTGCATGACTATGTAATCACGAAGTTCGCATCATCTACATGAACAGAAAATATttactaataaaattttaaattagagttTTATGTGAtcctttttcatcattattctCAAACTTGATATCAGAGCTTCGCGTCACatataatctcttttttttttaatttgattcctTTGCATTGAGTTGATTTGAGTTTGAGCTTGATAGTTTGATTCGATTTACTTAATATGGGGTTTTCGTGATGTTGAAAAAATATCTCGATATTAAGTTGATGTTcgattttgttaaaaaaaaaactgatttcattttttgttgataattaaGAATAGAGAGActtaaaatgaaattgagaataaaaaaagccacattttttttcttaaatcttgccttcatatttttgtcaaatgctattttcatccttttagtttgataaatatacattttgattcaaaactttaatttgttAGACTTATTTCATGAACACCAACCAAACTTGGTGTTttctatatttcaaataaaaagaggTGTCATTAAGGTggttttaatctttattttatggGATAGGTAAATTGggtttcaagatttatttttattcaagatgattttttaattattttttcggAGCCTttattgaatgttattttttggtattttcgaATAAAAAAGAGGTAAGAacaattgttgttttttctgtgTGCAGTGGAAGGTGAAAAcaataacatgaaaataattatggtattatttttattatatacaagtcagaggaaaaaagagagtaaaaaggACTGGATTGGGCTTAATCATCTGCAAAGCTTTCTCGATTGTCCCCCGCATGCGACCAAAATTCATCTCCTTCGACTTCAAGGCTAATAAAGGTCTTGTCCTCCGCTCGTGACTTGTTCTTTTCTTGCTGACATTAGTTTTCCCGACAACGTGAATGACAATGGACCCACTTGATCTTCGCTGTGcagataatttatattaattaacctAGAGGGGATCTCTTGCCACGTGTGACACATAAAAAAAGCGGTAACTAcaataatatcatcatcaaattaaaccaaaaccaCTAAACACGTCAAAAGtagcattatttatttttaacaaataaaagtagttttaatataaaaataatatctttatttatttgtaatatcaataggttaaaagatttaaaaatttaatttaaaataaaaaacaaccaacgCTAGCTAAATATACTAGAAATCTTGGGGGCACACTACTGAATTCGGTGGTGTGAGGAGAGGATCCCGGCAGCGGTGCCACGAGCAAGTAGGATGtgacaagaaaagaagagaggcCGGATGTCACGAGACCTTAATGGCATTTGTTTAAGCACAAACTCCCAAGAGATGTATgttgttatattattttgtctTCTCCCAAGAGTAAATTTAACTTTATCAGCTACGTATAATTGCTTGGATTTTCCCGGATGGTGACAGTGTATGTAGCTAACATTTGTTTCTTGCAAAATCCATCCATTGTTTTTGGGGTCACCTGACATTCcaaggccccattttcttttttttttttttttgatttacgtggggtgtccgggccagcttacgcgcaccacgactatttcccacggcccactggataTCCTGCAAGCCCAatagcaggtaaggcaccgcgggggtgacaggcgtgcacatagagggtcgaacccgggacgggggcggaacaagtcacacgattgaccacagcagctagactcTCAAGTGCAATGCCCCATTTTCTTGTTTGGACATGTCAACATTCCCTTGGTTTGATTAGCTATTTAGTCATTGGGAAAAACTATGTAAATAATcctatttatgttttatagatTCTTTTTACATTCCCTTGGTTTGATTAGCTATTTAGTCATTGGGAAAAACTATGTAAATAATcctatttatgttttatagattttttttttttatcgaacaATAGAAGATGTAAAGtgttataaagttattaaagtTTAGAATTTaacgagttgtttttttaaaatagagaaaaaaaaacaaattattaaaagctttatttattgatattgttgtatttgattaagaaagaaactaaaaactaagtgaagaatatagtttttttttctttaatgaaaatATCACTTTAAATGTGTAAGAATTTCTCCTTTTCCATAACTATTGTTTCTTaacatttcttattttattttcatttatgaaaATCCTAAACTTTtgctaattttattaaaatgccGATTTGTTCATCGTTAGCCGGACTAAATctctttatttccttctttAGTTGCAATCAAATAATACcattaagctaaaaaaaaaactatttatttccTTCTTaatcacaataaaatattatcattaagttaaaaatcaatttttctaattttcttcctttattatattaattggtTCTCTAAAATCTTacccttccctttctttttcatcattttcactctccaatcctttttttattatcatttcttgacataaataaattagtgGCTAAAAATTGAGTTACGgcaaaatatattcaattaaaaaatatgttacttTTTGTTACTATCatattgttaattgtttttcataaatgaAATGTGCACATCAATTCAGGAGAGGCTATAAATGCTCCGATCAAGACTTAAGTGTATCTATGCGtgcttgaatttttcttttaaaggaaTTATGTAGcgttaaaattaacaaagaaaaagaataagggtgaatatttttttttgtttgaaaataataatcaaaccaattttttagttttagaatcATGCTGAATCAAAAACTAATTCAAACCGATCAGGTTTAGTTTAACTcggttaaatttattttgtaaaaattaaaaaaataatattttttttgtcgagttttttttttaactttttatgggCTCTTAAAAGCTTTTTAATTGATGGAAAAGGCCTATTTCAATTGCCCAATTTcccttttatctttcaattgatttttttaaaaaaaatttataggaGCTATTCACAATAATGTGATAGTTCTCATGGTTTTATCCCATGAACAAACACACTAAcacaaacaataacaataaaagaaactacagttttttataaacaaacacATTGATCCATAAAGCCAACTCAGTTTTTCATTATCTATCAAAAGCCAAGCTAAGGACATGAAGGGATGGTATGTCACTGCCAACAACAAAGTAGAAGCAAAAAGGTTTCATATAAGTTATACAGACATACCATACATGTTCTAAGCTAAGGTGATATCTTCATCCATTCTAACCAATCATTGCTTATGCTTCACATAACAAGCTTgctaaatatcataaatatcgTCTTTGTATGCATGAcaagaaaatcaacaataataaaagaatacaaaaatagcaaattaaatatatttttgcccTAATGATTTGTCATGCCACACAttcagaaaaatcaaagttagtTACAAGCAAAtacccttaattttttaattaattatcattcgTTGTTATATgcaatttttaaccaaaatctataaataacaaattaaacatGTTAGATTGAAAATgcgttaattaataaatcataaaataaaaaagtgtaaTTTTATAAGATTCTAATGTTAATTGGAATTAGTATATAATGTAACCaattttaacaataaacaaCTGCTTGGACTGTTGCTAGAGaacaaaaaacttcaagatttattgaatatatagtTGTCAGTGCTAAAGGCTGATTTGAAAGCCGTTGTCGATACAAGAATAGCTAGCACATGTTTTTAAACCTTCAAAAAGATCTTATATTTCGAAGCATTGTACTTCCACCAACCCAAGACTTCTAACTTATCATCATTAGGATCCTCACAATCGTTAACAAATACCTCTCAACCTTTTGTCTACTCTCAACACTATCTTCTtcctctaaatattttttgtaatcgAGCCAAAGTGTTTGGTATATCATCTACCTATATGTCATCACTAGCATTAACATCTTATTGATGTCTAGAATCATCCTTCATTTTAAgaactttcaaataaaaatcatacaaGCTCACCCAAGTATCTTTCACCTTATTTGTTAGCAATTATGATTTGTCATCATCATACAAGTCACTAAAATAGAATCCCTCATATTTCAACTTGAAATGTGGATACAAGACAATAGccacatataaatttttttttaatctttttcattttcGTAGTACTTCTCAAACTTTAACATCATGTTCTTTGTTATTCCTCTTAAAATATTATCTCTACTTTTAAGTAGTTATGATATGTTGGTGCGTATATAAAtcaattcattataaaaaagatttgatgtATCATGCAATGAACCAAAAAATCTTAATGTAATCATGAAGATCCTAAGTAACTTCATCAAAGGTCTAGTATTTTCTTAATCCTCCAAATTAGGTggctctatgtttttttttattgcccctTAAATCAACCTCCATAAAGTAACTTGTATACCTAGGGTTACTTTCACTTAACCTCATAAAGACCCTCACAAACACCTTATAAAATATGAGGAGAATCAGGGCAACAACAAACAACAACATCTCataatgaaacaaaacaaataacaataatcaAGGAAAACATAGAACTTGAATAAGATTCTCATCTTTTTTCGATTATATAATGACtttatcctataaataaatcattattgaTTAGTACATGTAATTTGATTGAAGTAAATAAACATAAAGTGATGACTACTTTTGAAATAGTGAAAATATTTCCTTCATTTAAATgtccttttaaaaattatcatcaagTTATAacctctctcatttttttttatataactctGTAGATTCATTAAACACACTGTATGAACAAGAAGTAACCTAGGCGAGAGAGAACAAACAACTTGAGAGGAAAGAACCCCAGATTCAAAACAAAGTATTCGAGAGGATCAATGATAAAGGCCAGAGAGATAGTGATCGACGACCGTGTGGAGGATAGAGAGGCAATGACTAGCAATGGAGGCTAGAGAGAATGAGAAATAGATGAGAGACAAAGAGACGACAAGAGAGCGTGGGCGACtgcatttgaatttaatttagggTTAGAACATGGTGGGAAGAGATGAGAGATAGAGAGAAATCTTAGGGGATACTTTTAGGTTGCgaagaaaatttaatatttatacatttttattttcaaaatgctAGTTAAACTGATCTGATTCAATTGATTTTAGACTTTTGAAACTAAAACCGAATTAAATcgatattttctttgtttttttaatcggttaatttgattttttttctaattatttttttttggttttatcagCCCAATAAGTTTTTCGAATTTATTCTCAACCTTAGAAGGGAAGGCTAAGATCCAAGTGAACAGTTAGCTGCATCGAGTGTGAATGCAAGCAGTGACTTCAGAAAATGATGTGCACATGCATGCCATCCTCTTTCATTCAATGCAACTCTTCTTGAGATCCACAATTCGATCCACCCAACCCGAATTATACAGCTTTTTGTTGGTTTGGgcgaaataaataaatggaaatcAGACATTTTTACATTTACATAATgaccaaacaaaattaattgtaaaaacaaaataaaaaaataaaaaattaatggtcCATCAATTTACGAACGTGCATcgtaaaaattcatatatatatatatatatatatatatttttttttttttcatttagatgAAAGAGTATTataattaaccttttttttttacacaaccATCATAACggtgatttttatttgtctGTGAATAAGAGAAGCTTCTTCttctgctttttctttttttttttttttaaaaaagatttatggGTGGGAAGAAAGATAAACAGTTAAATAATTTTAgcgcatttttgtttttaatttttaaaagtattcttttaaaaagtttgaatttttttatttttttaatatactgattttaaaaataaatatttaaaattaaaaaattattttaatctatttttaaataaaaaaatattttaaaaataactataacataatattataatattaaacataatttttaattccaTCCTAGAGGATCCAATCTGTCTCCACTGAcagcgcaaaaaaaaaaaaaacaaaaaaaaaaaaaagatattcccCAAGCAAACCCCCCTCTTTACTTTACTACCACAGCCGACTGCTACACACAGACACAAACTCTCCTttacctttctttctttcattgatccttctttcttcttttctttttaatggcCATTGATACCCATTGCTCCTTCATtaacctcttcttcttcttcttcttttctaactcttagaaaaaaaaaaaaaaaacagcgatAGAAAGGGAAAGAGAGACTGGAAATAAAcaccaagaaagaaaaagtagCGAAGAAGATGATGCAGAAGCGAAGATGGAAGACCGTGGGTTTGATGAGGAAGATGCTATCATGCGCCATATGCACGATAGCGATGATGGCCCTCCTCTCCGTACACTTACATGTTTTCCCTCCTTACTCTAAACTCCCTGATCCTTACAGGCTTCCTCATCCCGTAAGTAATTCCACACTCacctgattttcttttttccctttttagtgTTAGAATTAGGGTTTCTTCTACTTTCTAAAGTTTCTGTTACTTCTTTTTCGAAATCCGTTAACTGTGGCCTAATGTGCTTGAAAGATAGATATCTTAGCCTTCTAATTCTTGgatgtgatttatttttgtactaACTgcgttagttttattttttcttttttggaacaATAATTGGTGGGATTTTAgttcatacaattttttttaacaataaaaatatattatctgtAGCAAATTGAAATCAGAGACAAGATATTGGGCAAAGAGCAAGAACAGAGCTGGACCAGTGAGATCACTCCTCCCAATGTATACAAAGGCCCTCTCTCATCCCACCAGGTCTTATTACATGCAATTCATTCCAATATATTTTCCAATTcaagcactttttttttttttgaattctgattcattgatgaaatttaacaGAAATGAAAAGTATGGTGAGGAAACAATTTGGGATTAGTCTGTGTGTAGCTGTGGATTCAGCGTCATAagtgtttatgtttttctttattctaaGCAGTCAGTCATGCATCTTTCATGTTTTCACTCCTTTAGACTTGACAGTGTTCTGATCGGAACCCCAACTGTACCAAACTATGGAAGCCTCCACCAAATCGCAATTATTTGCCTTGTACTCAACCTAGTCCTAACTATACTTGTAAGTTTGGCTTTAATTTCATATTGATTTGcttcttttaaaaacattttcctgtTTGCTTATTTCTGCTTTACCTACTGTTTCTCAGCTCCTTCAGAGTCGAGAGGTTACCTTCTAGCTCATACAAATGGAGGGCTCAACCAGATGCGAGCTGGGGTACTTATCTACCGtctatcttttataaaaatttacagTGTCGATATCCATGACTACTTAAGTTTGTCAATCACAATGGCTGTGTttgaaattctgaaattttattacACTACGCTATTTGTTAGGCCTCCCAAATTCTTATTCTGTTTCTATGTTATCCTGGAAGATGTATGTAGTTGTGCTGTGCTCTATGGTACAATTTATTAAGGCAacaataatttgtgtttttttttttattggttcttGTGTTTTTGTACTGGGGTTGAGAAACACTGTCTTTCTTGAATTGCAGATATGTGATATGGTAGCTATTGCACATATCATAAATGCCACTCTTGTTGTTCCAAAACTAGATAAAAAGTCATATTGGCAAGATTCCAGGTAATTTTAGATCAGTGAAAATTTCAAGTTGTTGGGCCCTTTCATGTCATGATGCCAtagctctttctttctttgttcgTTGTTCTTTTTTTGCAGCAACTTTTCAGATGTCTTTGATGAAGATCATTTTATCAATGCTCTAGCTAATGATGTGAAAGTCATTAAAAAGCTTCCCAAGGAAATAGGTAGTTCTATGAAAGcagttaaatattttaaaagctgGTCTGGTATGGACTACTACCAGGAAGAGATAGCAAGCATGTGGGCTGATTATAAGGTATATCAATTGGAAGTTTCACTTGGTATTTATGATTGCAATCTGCTGGTTTTACTCtcatttattattgaaattctAACACAATCTTCCTAACATAAATTTGTTTTCACAGGTTATTCGGGCTGCCAAGACTGACTCTCGCCTAGCAAATAACAATCTCCCTCCTGATATTCAGAAGCTGCGTTGCCGTGCCTGTTATGAAGCCCTCCGTTTTGCACCTCAAATTGAAGCAATGGGAAAGGTGAAAATAGCTAGATATTTTTGCTCTTGTTGATTTCTTGTATGTGCAATGATATGATTTCAAGTCACATTGGCATTGTAGTTGTTGGTGGACCGCATGAGGTCATATGGTCCTTATATTTCCCTGCACTTACGATATGAGAAGGACATGCTTGCCTTCAGTGGATGTACACATGATTTGTCTCCTGCTGAAGCAAATGAACTAAAAATGATACGGTATTTTTGCTGCTTATGTGATAATGAATTCAATTCAATGTTCGGGCTTTTTTGCTTATGTATTTTATGTGACATGAAGAGACGCAAATGATAACTGGAAAGTGAAGGATATTGATCCCAGGGAGCAGAGATCCAAGGGTTTTTGCCCCTTAACTCCAAAGGAGGCTGCAATATTTCTATCTGCTCTTGGTTACCCATCAAATACCCCTATCTACATTGCCGCAGGAGAGATATATGGAGGTGATTCACATATGGGTGATCTACAATCCCGATATCCTATGTTGATGCGCAAGGTTCGAGTTTTGGCTTTACTTTATAACTTTTCCATGTTTTCTCTGTATAAGttaattgttgttattgttagtTTTGTTAACCTATAgataaatatcttttcaaaGGCCTTGCTGTGAGAGCAATGAAAAATTTTATACTTCAGGAAAAccataagattgaaaaaaaaaaattaaaaaaaattcactcctCACATCTAAGGATACACCCTAGTCCATCTACACAACTAATGATGAGTGCAATTGCTTGCATTGACGATGCCTTGTGCATTTTGTATGCTGTTTTTGTGTTCATTGTTTTTTGTGGATAATCAAAATAGTAGTTTATTTTAGAAGGCAGATTACGAGGGGATGCCATGTATAATACTTTTAACCCATTCATCATATAAGAAGTAATTTTTGGAATAGTGTTTGTAATCAAGTTGTATCCAAGTCTGGAAAATTGACAAATCTCCttccttctctttctatgtGCCTTTTTGTTGTCAATCACAGTGCACATATACTTATGCTTGCATGGAGACTTGTAAACATACATGAATATTCTCTGTATTCTGTCTATAAGtgctgattttgttttctttttggtgcGGGAAGTTGGGCCGGGATGAGTGAGAGCTGCTAATTTTTCAAGTGTGTTGCTCTATGACTAGCATGTCCTTTAAACATCTTGCAGGAAACGTTGGCATCTTTTGAGGAGCTTGAACCATTTACCAATCACTTGTCTCAGCTGGCTGCGCTTGACTATATTGTATCTGTTGAAAGTGATGTATTCATGCCGACATACTCTGGAAACATGGCAAGGGCAGTCGAAGGTCATCGTCGCTTTCTTGGACATAGAAGAACAATTTCCCCGGACAGGTATGggatattcttatatatattttagcttATTTTGATCAATTTCTTTGCACTgagcattttctttttttttgtcccttaGGAAAGCACTTGTTCGTCTGTTTGATAAAATTGAGCAGGGAAAACTGAAAGAAGGCAAATATTTATCAGACCATGTCATTGAAAGCCACAGAAAACGGTATGTATTCTTAAGCATTATAATCACAATTAATACCCAAAAACATCTTCAACAGCTGAGTTACCCATGGGCACTGCTTTTCTGGGAGAAGAGGTGAGGTATAGTTAATATTGTGCAGCCACAATTGGGTGGCACTGGGAAACTACTGCTCGTTTTGTGAGATTTTGAGGTTATCTTCCATGGCCATTATCTTGACGGGTCAGCATTCTATAAAGATTTGAAAATAGAATccactaatttaaattttgtttctcaTGTTGGTTGCATAGGCAAGGCTCCCCAAGGAAGAGGAAAGGCCCCATTTCTGGAACAAAGGGCACAGATAGGTTTCGTTCAGAAGAAGCTTTTTATGTAAATCCTTTACCAGATTGTTTATGTCAGGGGCAATCCCAGAATCTGAACACCTCTATCATAACAAGTTAGTTTAGATGCTGAAGAACAATTCTCTTCAAGATCCAAGTGCGGGAGGATAGTGGCAAATTTAATCATTCACTATCCATTGATAGTACAAGCCGGCTGTGCCAGAATCAGTGTTAGGTATGCGGATTGTGTATATCTCGAGTTTAGGTGGGTGGAGGCATGCATGAAGATACAAAGCAAATGGACGCTGCTGCTATTCGGTGCCAGTGCAGGCACAGATTATGTTGGGAAGAGAAGGGGCCTTTCATTCCATCAACCAAAagcaattttcatttttcaagagGACAATTTAAATAGTCAGATTAGAAGGAAGTTAGGGATACGATTATCATTGGATCTCTATAGTAACATCCTTTTCTTCGATGCATGTATTCGATTCATCGTCATTCAATGCAATAAAAGTGAAAACAATTACTATCTTTTCTCCCGATTGTCGTCCACCTCTCCTCCTTCTTTTGCAATAATCTTTATCCTTGCATGGTAAACCGAACAACGAAAATGATCTTTGGACTTCTAAAGTACTAAATAATTAACCCCACAAATGAAGGAAGAGAGCGACGGCATATGCAGGCTGTCATTCtttctacttaaaaaaaaaaaaaacaaagaaagaaaatgggtCGGCGAACCGGGTCGGTAACCAATGAAAAGAAGATAGGATATCCACATATCTCCTCACGAACACTCATGCCCACTCCACATGTATAGGTATAGCCACGTAGGCACACATAATCTTGTTACCTCTCTCTACGAAACGGAAGAGCCTTCTGTTTGTCTTTTAGAAGCTCGAAAGCACAGAGGTTACACTGTGGAGGCAACTATGGGTGCTTCTTTCCTATCAACCCTCCCCTCTTTGGTTAGTGTCCCTTCTTTAACCATCTCTACTACTCCTACCATTAGATGTCCTTCTCATGCTGTAAGTTCTCTTGAAATGTTGCTTCAGTTTCATCTTGGCTGGGAATGCTACAGAAAATGGAAtcgtttatttttctctcttttgccTTTTGGCTAAATATTGATCAGGTCGCAATTCGTTGTCATAAAATGGACACTGATGTCCCTGGTGAGAATGTTCTACGGCGAAGAGAAGTTTTGAAATGCTTTGGTGCTGCTGTTGGCATGGTAAGAGAGAAATAAC from Populus trichocarpa isolate Nisqually-1 chromosome 5, P.trichocarpa_v4.1, whole genome shotgun sequence includes these protein-coding regions:
- the LOC7468885 gene encoding O-fucosyltransferase 7, with amino-acid sequence MMQKRRWKTVGLMRKMLSCAICTIAMMALLSVHLHVFPPYSKLPDPYRLPHPQIEIRDKILGKEQEQSWTSEITPPNVYKGPLSSHQCSDRNPNCTKLWKPPPNRNYLPCTQPSPNYTSPSESRGYLLAHTNGGLNQMRAGICDMVAIAHIINATLVVPKLDKKSYWQDSSNFSDVFDEDHFINALANDVKVIKKLPKEIGSSMKAVKYFKSWSGMDYYQEEIASMWADYKVIRAAKTDSRLANNNLPPDIQKLRCRACYEALRFAPQIEAMGKLLVDRMRSYGPYISLHLRYEKDMLAFSGCTHDLSPAEANELKMIRDANDNWKVKDIDPREQRSKGFCPLTPKEAAIFLSALGYPSNTPIYIAAGEIYGGDSHMGDLQSRYPMLMRKETLASFEELEPFTNHLSQLAALDYIVSVESDVFMPTYSGNMARAVEGHRRFLGHRRTISPDRKALVRLFDKIEQGKLKEGKYLSDHVIESHRKRQGSPRKRKGPISGTKGTDRFRSEEAFYVNPLPDCLCQGQSQNLNTSIITS